The following nucleotide sequence is from Glycine max cultivar Williams 82 chromosome 9, Glycine_max_v4.0, whole genome shotgun sequence.
AGTGTaactaaagattaaaataaagcTTGAGATCTCTTCATCAATTAATATCATGTttgtgttaattatatttttaataatattaagagAGTCTCACATTTGTGAAACTCAAACCTGTATCATACTTTCATATCTACCATAAAAGAAACCTTATTGAgccaaatatatttatcaaaagatataaaaaaatgttgattttgCATAAAAATTTGCTTTTCAATAGTAGAATATTATTACTAACTTCTTCATAGTGTTGCTCAagtttcctttgttttttaatcATTGTTGAGAGTAGCCCTTGTTTCCTCATCATTGTTGGAAGTAGCTTTTGTCTTTCGATTATTGTTAGAAATAGTCATTGTTTGCTAACATAGGTGTAAGAAATGATAGAAATTGTAATGAAAAATGTAAGGCAAGTTATGTTATACTTAGTCaatcatataaaattttctaatgTATCATTTTAACGTAGCCATTAGAGGTGCCCATGGGgattgataattaaatacatGTAAAAACACATTGAGAATTAAGAAGTGGaggaattttgttatttttaagcaATGAAATAAACATAATGAATAATAAGttgtaacaacatatttttaAGCAATTAAAGGTATCTAAAAAAAAGCAATTGAAGGTGTCGATGTTTTATAGTGAATAAGTAATTgtacattattattaaattaaaattaaattgatgtgATAgcgttttttatttgttaataaaaaatttcaattgatcatcttcctcaattttaatattattatatttaataagctACTAAATActctaaaaactaattttatatgtatacatatatatatatatatatatatatagatagatagataattaaatacaaaaaacataatgtttaatgattgttgtgttttGGTTTGATATGCATAATCATCCTTTGATGATTATAAATTATCACAAttcataagattttaaaattgattttccccttaattttatcatataatataaaatgatatttgtttttttttatttcaaaaaatgatACTTGTTCTTACACACCACTTATTCTCTTGTCACATAAGCACTATTCAAAGATCATCACCAATAAGTCATGTTAGTTAAAGTCAATATTTAACTGTACATAGTCAACCAATAATATATGACcaaattcattcttttcattaatTTCAAGTACACCCACTTCTataaatattcaaaacattAATAATACATTAAGAAATACAATTTTCTCTTTACACacattgaattcaaatttcaccaTTATTTTGATATCAACATTATTCCAAAATCTCACCaaattttcttacaaaatatttagttttagaTTTCATCTTTATATCTTAAAGACTGCAATCCAGGAGATATGTCAGAAGtttcattcaaattaattttttttatttgtcattcTTGTCGTAGAAACTTGTCATGGTATATATTTGTATTGCATCTATCTCTTCCatgttataattaatattttactcTCATATATTGCTTATACTAAAACCATACACTTAACTTTGCATGTCTTTCATCCTCAAGGATAACAAAAGCGATGAGTGGAGTGATAGATTCAGCTCAatgttttattaacaaaaattgcATTCCCTACCTTCCATATATGAATTGTAATGGATCAGTAGTAGTTGTCTGTTTGCAAGGTGCTTGTTATTGTAATGATGAACTTCTTGTCACCACATGAACCATAATGAAacgtcttaaaaatatattttaaagttctAAGAATCAAGTGATCAAATGGGTTAGTCTATTCTTGAGTAATTGTGTGAACATATATGATTCACCCTCCAAATGTATTAaattgaagaataaaataatgttttcccttattaattttttttatccaagtaataaattacttaaataaattatgctCCTGATTGTAGTGAGATTtgtctataataataataataaataattattatacgtTTTAGATTTTATATCTTGTATTTTACTTATaaggattatttatttatatgaattattatttttatgtgttactaatttttaatatgttactAATTGTTTCATGCTACTTTTTACATTTTACTAACTTTGTTCACATTCTAAAGAAATTTAGAAAGACaccaattataataataataatgaaatttacTAAGGTTGTTCTCATTCTAATGAAATTTAGCaagacataataataataataataataataataataataataataataataataataataataataataataataataataataaattaagttaGTATTTGTGAGAATTGTAAAATAGTATTTGTCAATGTAATCACTTTAATCTAATTCTTTACTATAATTGAATAACATAtatttcaaaaccaaaaaagataattaaattaattattattaataataataattacattaatgACATACATTTTGTGGTGTAGCAGTGAATGGTTCCTCCAAATGAGGGCGTTGATGCTTCCTCCTATTAGAGTGTTGCTAGCTCTAGACAATGATTTCGCTTCTTTGTAATAGTACTGGTTTAATTTtctattacataaaaaatatcaaaattatataataattaatgcaaatagtttattttttagtacACAACAATATCAGTCGTGTGAAATGAATTGaataaacaaaagaattatatatatatatatatatatatatatatatatatatatatatatatatatatatatatatatatatatatatatatatatatatatatatatatatgattcttgaaaagagaaacaacaaaataataaaatgcacATAATAAGGAAATTAAAGTTACATAATCAGCTGTGATATAATTACATTGATATCATAGATGTTGTCCATTTAgtgatatttgaattttattattttttctagtaATAACAGTGATGCAATATTTAtatgaaagttaaaaataaaaataaaaatataatgcatATTATTGACATCTATTTTTTGTATctctatgtaatttttttttacttttctcgcTTCAACTATGAAATTAgagatattaaagtaatattatgctgaagttaatattaaataaatgaattaaaaatataattttttttaccgaaAGACAAATAGAAAGAGATGACAATAAGTagaccaataaaataaaatagaaagagaaaaataaaactactgaaataaaaataaacgagactaaaatactttaaaaaattaattaaaaatataaaagatatataatataaataaatctatgTAACACACATTGGTATAAATCTAGTGCTTTTCCATGATACCCCTTCTCTACTTTGAGCTTTATAGGGTGTGGCCATGTAAAGTTGGTGttacatataattataatacacATTTCAAAATACTGAAACGTAAATGTGTAACCAAATTTCAGAAACCATTGtaaaattaatgtatttgaactttgaagaattaattatgataaagaTACTCCCAAGGAATTTTGCTTAATAAAGCACGGCCCTTCTCAACAAACTTTAAGGGAAGATGTGCATCTTTTTCAAATTCCAGCATTATAATCAGAAACTATAGAAATCAGAATAAATAAGAAGCACTTAGCTAAAGCTTATATAGAGAGAATTTTATATAATGGTTGAAGAAATAGTTCTCGATCAGATTTCATTTATCTTTGGATTAGTCAAGATGTTTATCCCTGAATAAACtaaagattaagaaaaaaaatatggagaGAATTCAAAAGAGTTTCAAACAAACCCAATATTCAAAGGtagaaaaactaataattaatgggtttttttcttcatcttttctaTCTATTTTCTCGAGTTTGATCTAAATTCAACGTGGCTAAGAAAagtggaaaggagagaaattttTTCCAGAAGCTCAAACCAAGAATTCTAATTAAGAAATGATAAACTCACAATTCACAGCAATTGTTATCACACTAGCTTGAACAAATTTCAACACCATAATAATATCTCAAACAATAATACTAAGCCAACAACCAAAATAAAGTTGAATTCAGTGTTAAGAAATTGAGAGGTTTGTTTTGAAGTCTTCTCTCTGTTGTAAATGATCATGAGGAACATTTCGCGTTTCCGCGAGGGGAATACTTGTGCAGATACTTTGGCCTCTCTTGATAGTAGCATTAAGGGCTGTTGTTGGTGGGATTACACCCCtagttttatttctatttcctGCCATTTTGTAAAGGATAATTGAGCCCTTCCTACCTTTAGATTCAAGTAGACTTTTTGATATGGTGCTATTGGGTTTGGTTCTTGGCCACCCAATGctttgtttgttctttttttttttttggatttaatatatttaatatatttgagTGTTGACTTTTGTGTCTGGTGGTTGTTGGGTGTCAATTTAGTTGAATCTGTTCAACATCTAACATTTTGCTTTCATCCcccttttgtcaaaaaaaacaaaacaaaaaaaaagtaaattatcaACGTTTATGTATTCCTTAGGAATCCTTGGCTGTTGCATGAGGTACAATTATATTGATATGTACATACTccacaaaaaatattgatgcgtGTATTAATTTAATGGTCAATTGTTTAAAATGGCACtatcatattattatatattataaagagtattatattttaaaacaaatttatttttgtgtttttaatatcattaaattctaatttaatataattaaattcattaaatctGACTAGGTAAatgatttagtaaaaaaaatatttacaaaatataaatttaatgttattaatatataagtgcagtaataataataagtttttagttcctTTAACGGAAATTATCATtgaaataatagttaaaaatttaattttgaaaataattgttgttttattattttgtataagaatacattttttcttattttaagacATTATAAATTTCCTTTactacattatttattatttttctcttattctatttaataataaatatataaaatatagtaaTTGTAAACATAACAATATCTTAAACAATACATAATTTctattaaatcatattttcagattcctttttttaatacacctattaagaaaaaagtttaatttacattttaaataacaatcataaatttcaaaataaatcataagaaagtaaaattaaataattaatttaaaattttaaattgatatttcattatgtcttattttattagttttcttcatttctatttaataaatatacaaaaaataattattataattataataaattattattttaaaaattaataatctttcATTAATGTTGTATCAATTAAAATTGTATCaatgattattattaattttaattttcgatCAATGGCTAAATACGattaataaatcaaatcaaagattgttattaaattgaaatttcaatcaaCAGTTATAAAAGTTTCAAATCTCCCTTATATATACATAGATGTAAATATAGATTTTGATCTAGTTTCGGTTgtagtaaaattaaaatctcaatttaaGGATTAGTAGATGTTCAAGTTTCCTTTACacagattaaataaaattaatgattgttaattaaaattttgatgtaaAGGTTATTGTAAAATCAAGATTTTAAtctaaaatgattattattaaattaaaattttgatccaACAACTaaagaaaacttttaatttattttatatataatatatagataaatataGATTATGTCACGTGTTGAATGGTGGTGCATAAATTGGAAAAAGTATATTGTGGTGCATAATAAAAATCTTCCAATTTGGCCACTTTTACATTAACATTAATGGGGGGCTAAGATTGATTAAGTCAACAGATGACTTGGGCGAAGgcaaatattcaaaatttctaTGTTTAGAcgtagagaaaagaaaaaagtaatattttttataattatttaataattaatattttttaaaataaaaaagttacagactgatatgaatttaaaataatttaccttactaaattttatttatttttataaatattatataatttttgaagTATATTATTTCCTTAATATATTGCTTACTTAACACTAGCGTTTAAAGAGtcttttactctatttatttatgttctatcttttatcataaatatagtacttcttaattgaataaaaacttaaaaagtattcattttttaatgaaaataacaattgaattataaaaaaataagaaacaaaaatttaaattttatttcgcaaacattttattcaacaacttctttaaataaataaacgttAAATATCATGTTAGAGGTTAAATTCTTGAATATACAACGTAAGGCTTGTATCGATTAATCTGGTCGGTGTATATTTAGGTAGTTTCCATTTACGTCAAATTGCAGTAATTACTCTAGAAACGTGTTTAGTTATCCTACTCATGTAAATCGAACTTAAATCATTTTCCACACAAATTCAGCTATGTTGCTAAtttttatatctaaattttaaaaaataaaaaagcacgGTATGCAACCAATGTGTGCCTCTATAGCCTTTCCTTTTAAAGGGGTGCCTTGTAGCTAGTTACTagttatcatgattttatttcaaaacaaaCGTTTGACTTTCAAGACTTCTAAAATGTCTTTTCACCAAACGCAAATGCAATAACAATTAgtcatacttttttttctttctcagaattgttattcaattatttattatttatatcagaattaaattatacacataaaataaaataagagaaaaaagttattccaccaccaccaacaagCACTGGCCAGGGCTGACCATTGACCAATCAAAAGACTGTtttatgaagaataaaaaaacagtGTCAAACAAGAGGCTCaaccctttcaaaaaaaaaaaaaagaggctcAATAGTCAATTACAATTTGGTTTCAATGGATTTTATTTGCAAGCAAGTTATGGTTTACGAAATGAGTAGCATTAGCAACAACGtcatttatgtataaaaaaaacgtcatttctaacatttttttaatgcacattctacatttgttaaaatttatttaaaaaatcataaaataacgaGTAAAATTGGTTAagtataaattatgatttttactaaattttaactgataataaaaaatacatttaaaagaagtattagaaaatatgttggCTAGCATTTtcctaacaaaattaattaatcataaatatatttttttcgatAAATATTAGGAGTTAGTTTTTATTAACATGAATTCAATTGCATACACTTTTTccattgtttttcttctattACCATCAACTAaacttgttatatataattaaacacaAGTGTGAAAGCAAGTAAAGACAAGAAAGAAGGCTGCGTAAAAAAACTGCCATCCGTTATTTAAGAATTGCAGAATTTACTATGTGACGAAGACAATTTATaccaccaaaaaataaaacagacaagttttatttaatattcaaattgatGTATTAAATTAAGGCTCCTATGATTTAAGAAGACAAAGACATCGTCAATTCTCTTAAGCTTCGAgctgttttaacttttattatgtTTGAGATTCGATTATAATAATACAAGAGAAAATTGGGGTAACGAAAATGGCTTATCATGTTTGAAGAACACCTCTCCAATACAAAGAAGTTCtcttttttgaaattattttatgctCTTTTCTCCATTCTGATCAGTGGAACTTCTTGTTGCTTTTCCAAGGcaagtgttttgttttttttattttctcttgtttttgGTGTTTGCtcaattctgttttttttttcccctttcattttcttaatgGTTATTCTATTTTGCCTTCTAGGAATTCCTAAATCCTTCTTATGCATAAaagctttttcctttttatgtttcttttccaCCTTTAAaagccttttctttttttatgtacaGTATGATGTTGGTCCAATTTTGGATCCTCAGTTGAATGAAATACTGAATTTCActtgaaaagaaataataatatgatgattgatgatgacgatttttttatgttccatGGGTTGTATGAGCTCAAATTCTAAACTGGGAGATGTTCTGGGAATCTGGATAACTTTAAGTGGATGTTTTCTAACTTTGGTTCTGTTTTGGATACCCGCTGCAGTACAATGCATGATCAGCTtcttaattttgatgattgGGGTTTTAGTCTTTAAGATGAGTAAtagtttttctcattttatgtTGTTGATTCAAATGGTTTTGTTCTCACtagttataaatattaaacCTTATATTTCAAAGCCTCTCGCCTCTTAGGGAGCCATGAACAAATGTAGAATACTAGACTTCTGAAGCATTCTAAAATACTAGAATTCCCCTATTTTCTGATGTCAGAACGTTGAAAagtatatgtatttattttggtACTCTTTTGATAGCATTTATGTTGTGactgaattttgaattttgaatagcTACACTGTCACTCGAGTTCTATAAATCATTCATTCAAAATTTGCTAAGCTTTAAAGTCTTCAAAACTGTCATACCATATCTTGCAACTGCTATGGGTTCTCTTTTATCTGCCTCTAAAGCAAAACATGTTTCACATATAATTATTTCATCTAAGGTGTCATTAAATTCTGTGAAACAAGGATTTTGAGTGTTGTTTTGAACAGCTGAAGGGCTGAATCAGAAAACTAGTTCTACAACAAATGGATAAAGGTACTCAAAAGTCGAAACATTTTCTTATCGATCTTATTAAGCTGCTAATTCCTTTAAAAACAATTGTTAAGCTTATTAGTTTGTAATATGGAAACAGCTTATCAATGTGCAGAAATCAGAATGTGGTGTTATACATTAACTATTCTGATCATATAAGCCAGTGTGAGATTTTATTCAAATCATGTATTGGCACCAGCTTGATATGAATGAGATATTTGAGATTTGAAGGGTATCCTTGTTTGGTTAATTTGAGAACTATGTTAGGTGATATCTCCTAAAGCTGCAATTTGGAAAAATTGTTACTATTATTGTTGACTACTCAGAAAAAAAGAGTGTGAAAGTTTCATGATATCATGGTTCCTTCCTTCTGGTCCAACTTGTTGACATTAATCCTTTATGTAAGAAATTTGTAAGGAAACACAATTATTCTGTCGTAGGGCTATAATGCCCATGCCccaacataaattaaattatcttgGACAGAATGGTTTTCAAGGAAACAGGCTTTTTTAATGTTGTCTttacttgaattaaaaaaaaaatgttgtctttACTTGGCATGTTCATATGCTTGATTTTACACAATGACAATGTAACTGCATTCATGACTAGTATAAGGAATTTGGAACTCAACAAAAAACATTGCAACTCAAAGCACTTACCTGAATGAGATTTGGTTTGACTACAGGTTGTGGTATGGAAGAAACTGTTGATTTGAGAAATGGTGTGGAATTGGCAACCTCAGTCTCTGATAAGCATCTTGACCTTCTAAGGCCATCTGCAcgaaattattcaatttttagaGGTAATGATTTTCTATGAAAATAATGATCTATCAGCATAcctgaaattcaaaatttgtttcTACTTTCTAATGTTACTTTGTTTCAAAAATTTCAACCAGTAATGGCtttcatattttagttaaagTGGAAAGCAAGGATTAGTTAAACAATACACTAGTAAATGTGCCTCTTTACATTCATCACTAAAATTGTTTAAACATGTTTGTTCTAACAATTTTTATGGCCATGACAGGTCAAGCAATGGATGTTGCTGACCATGAAAAGGGCAACTATACACTAATTAAAGGTCCAGAGGATTTCCAAACGGGACTTTATGATAAACCCCTTCCATGTTATGGTTGTGGAATTGGATGGTTCTCGTAAGTAATTGATCTACTTACTCTCTTCCCAAATAATATCTTCTTCTTGTCTTTATggttttgtgtatttaatttcAGATTTCTTTTTGGATTTCTATGTCCACCTCTGTGGTACTATGCAACAATCCTCTACTTTGGAAATTATTACAGGAAAGATCCTAGGGAACGGGCAGGGTTAGGAGCCTCTGCAATTGCtgtaacatttctctcccatctCTCTCTCTTGTTTAATTGTTTGTGTGCTTACACTTGCATTTGCCATAGTCAACTTAATGCATTAGAATATCACCAACCAAATAATTACATTACATAATTCTCTTAACAACCCAGCGTACTGAATTCACCGTACCACATATTATTAAGtgtgtatatttttctttcttttgtcctGAGCCAGAGACTATGATGTCTCCCATCCCACTAAATCAGAGATTAATCCTGCTCACAGTGTGTGACTGTCGCTGGTTCAAAAGAATTTTGTACACGGTGGAAATTGAAcacaaatttttcattaaataaatcgTTCTCATCCATCCCTTTAAGTTATATTAAGTGTGCATATACATCAATGACTTGAGTGTGAAGTTTGTAGCACTAGACATTTACAACTAATTTTATAATGTCTCAATAATGAATAGGTTGATAGACATAATAACAATCATTAGAATAAGCTCTCATACTATCTTTGAATATGAGTCTAATTCAACCCAAAAACTAGATTATGAGATGGGAGTTGTCTtcacttatatataatattttgaccATATCACCAGCCATTGAAGAATCTCTGACAAAACTTGGATGAAGCTAAAAGAAACCTATTTGGAACTTAAAAAGCAAAGCTTCCACggattaaacatatttttttaccattgaGTGTTTGGATCAATTAATGTAGAATTTTTCCAATTTAACCAGTGATCTTAAAGTCTTGTGTATGAAGATACATTAAGTATTTGGAGAGAGTTCTACTGTCCATAATAATCCTACCCGACTCGATTAAGATGTTCTCTGGTAGATACGTGAGGTGTCTACCAAAAACATGCATTTTCTCAACTTGAACAAGCAAGTGAGCTTGGAACAGCTATATATACCCCTTTTAGTACTCATCATGGATTGCTCTTCTTTATAGTTATCCTTATCAACCTAGTTGCAGATACCATGAATTATTGTATTGTTCactttgtttcttcattttctgaatgcTCTGGTGATCTTGCAGGCATTAATATGCTCAGTAGCATTGCTGATCGTGGGAGCTATTCTTATGTTACGCTACCCCTGATGCTAGTTCCAGTAATAAAGTGAGAATCCAGAAGCGATTAAGATTGGATATCAGAAACAATTGTACgtgtatataacaaaatatgaagaaaaaatatgcTTGAAGATACTACATAGGGTGTACCATTAGAGAAGGATGAAATATCACAGCCTTGGTAAATTTGTGtatacaaaagaaatatatctCACGTTAAGTTATTACGAATCTCACATAATTTGTACTATTGATCTTTTTTCGACTAAGAGTTTCGTATTGGAGAATACTTAGGCTACTGATTTTgctataatgttatttttttgtactCACCATTATATTAATAGAGAGTAATTAAGATTCGAATTTTGAATtacttagttaaaaaatataaatcattattacttatattaatcATTGTTGGTGCtgtaatgttattttgaataagAGCACATGTTGAGTATGTCATTCTAGCATCATCCTCCAAACACTGTCTTGAaagtaaagcaaaaaaggaagttAAAACAAGAATTACACATGGAATAAATTGCATGATCTcgtcaaaatatttataaatctcACACAATtacacaaattaaataaattaaatgttcataataaccaaataaaaaatagattaagtTAAGGAATTACATTGACATTCTGGGTGGTTTCTTGAAATTTCACATGATACGCTTGTTACTAAAAAAACACTATATCATAAACTTTTATAAGGaggttattataatttataagcattaaaaaataaaaaaatatcgtgggaaaatttagaaattactgagaatttaagtaaaatttgctctctttttttaatcttaaactaGAGTACCGTCCCATcatattagaattatatttgaATTCTCACGTATTGTCAAGTACATGATATGgtcaaattaaagagaaaaaacatttttttcaaatataattaatgaaatatgaATCCTATAATCAATCATGATGGTCCCTTTTTTTATAGTCAATCATGATGGTCCTAACTTAACAAAAATTAGTCTGCAACCCGT
It contains:
- the LOC100791750 gene encoding uncharacterized protein isoform X1, with translation MDKGCGMEETVDLRNGVELATSVSDKHLDLLRPSARNYSIFRGQAMDVADHEKGNYTLIKGPEDFQTGLYDKPLPCYGCGIGWFSFLFGFLCPPLWYYATILYFGNYYRKDPRERAGLGASAIAALICSVALLIVGAILMLRYP
- the LOC100791750 gene encoding uncharacterized protein isoform X2, yielding MEETVDLRNGVELATSVSDKHLDLLRPSARNYSIFRGQAMDVADHEKGNYTLIKGPEDFQTGLYDKPLPCYGCGIGWFSFLFGFLCPPLWYYATILYFGNYYRKDPRERAGLGASAIAALICSVALLIVGAILMLRYP